One region of Desulfosporosinus acidiphilus SJ4 genomic DNA includes:
- a CDS encoding pentapeptide repeat-containing protein, which yields MNIFNRITMRQERNELKEELERLRDKLIHTEGGLQEVANERDLLNRKVAELSSDNKYKWLFFLPSGQGELFKKFLESHEGKPVKFENLCCPGMYFSDRNSMIYEIVSEIVIKDLTITNSHFENACFDNVTFLNVTFDRVYFYKAFFDNVLFEKCTFNRCDFTEARGVNLVFNNCIENDTDLTVEVLQEEIGEDIGPDDPYDDEDPYEDSEPEETYEDSEKATEDKEKFFGYCFETVGGKYYPKVTLFGPEEVFNYVNLQKNLFDEVRITDTDDCLAVHALKGKIIFPEEWVASSE from the coding sequence GTGAATATATTTAATCGAATAACCATGCGTCAAGAGCGTAACGAGCTGAAAGAGGAATTAGAGCGATTACGAGATAAGCTAATTCATACTGAGGGCGGACTTCAAGAAGTGGCTAATGAAAGAGATCTTCTGAACAGGAAAGTGGCTGAGTTGTCTTCGGACAACAAGTATAAGTGGCTATTCTTTCTTCCATCCGGCCAGGGAGAATTGTTTAAAAAGTTTCTTGAAAGTCATGAAGGAAAACCTGTGAAATTTGAAAACCTTTGTTGTCCAGGGATGTATTTTTCTGATAGGAATTCAATGATTTATGAGATAGTCAGTGAAATAGTGATTAAGGATTTAACTATAACTAACAGTCATTTTGAAAACGCATGCTTTGATAATGTGACGTTTCTGAATGTCACATTTGATCGTGTTTATTTCTATAAGGCTTTTTTTGACAATGTACTTTTCGAGAAATGTACTTTTAACCGTTGCGATTTTACTGAAGCGAGAGGAGTTAATCTGGTATTTAATAATTGTATAGAAAATGATACTGACCTTACGGTGGAGGTACTTCAAGAAGAGATAGGTGAGGACATTGGGCCTGATGATCCCTATGATGATGAAGACCCCTATGAAGATTCGGAACCCGAAGAAACATATGAGGATTCAGAAAAGGCTACTGAAGATAAGGAGAAGTTTTTTGGTTATTGCTTTGAAACGGTAGGAGGTAAATATTATCCCAAAGTTACATTGTTTGGACCAGAAGAAGTTTTCAACTATGTTAATTTACAAAAAAATTTATTCGATGAAGTTCGTATAACAGATACAGACGATTGTTTGGCAGTTCATGCCCTTAAAGGGAAGATCATATTTCCGGAGGAATGGGTGGCTTCGAGTGAATAG